One part of the Gossypium raimondii isolate GPD5lz chromosome 1, ASM2569854v1, whole genome shotgun sequence genome encodes these proteins:
- the LOC105784231 gene encoding vacuolar protein sorting-associated protein 35B isoform X1, translated as MLNGTEDEEKWLAEGIAGIQHNAFYMHRALDSNNLREALKYSAQMLSELRTSKLSPHKYYELYMRAFDELKRLELFFKDDSKHGVSVVDLYELVQHAGNILPRLYLLCTVGSIYIKSKEAPAKEVLKDLVEMCRGVQHPIRGLFLRSYLAQISRDKLPDIGSEYEGDADTVMDAVDFVLQNFTEMNKLWVRMQHQGPGGVREKREKERSELQDLVGKNLHVLSQIEGVDLEMYKETVLPRVLEQVVNCKDDLAQYYLMDCIIQVFPDEYHLQTLETLLGACPQLQPTVDVKTVLSRLMDRLSNYAASSADVLPEFLQVEAFSKLSNAIGKVIEAQLDMPAVGAITLYVSLLTFTLRVHPDRLDHVDQVLGACVKKLSNIPKLEDSRAMKQVVALLSAPLEKYNDIVTALTLSNYPRVMDHLDIGTNKLMAMVIIQSIMKNNSCISTADKVEVLFELIKGLIKDIDGADVDELDEEDFKEEQNSVARLIHMLYNDEPEEMLKIICIVRKHTMVGGPKRLPFTVSSLVFSALRLLRQLQGQEGDIVGEEASMTPNKNFQLLTQIIESLSAVPSPELALRLYLQCAEAANGCDIEHVAYEFFTQAFVLYEEEIADSKAQVTAIHLIIGTLQRMNVFGVENRDTLTHKATGYSARLLKKADQCRAVYACSHLFWVDDQDGIKDGERVLLCLKRALRIANAAQQMANVARGSGGPVSLFVEILNKYIYFFEKGNKQITSSAIQGLIELINTEMQSDSTNPDSVADAFLASTLRYIQFQKQKGGVMGEKFESIKL; from the exons ATGTTAAACGGAACAGAGGACGAAGAGAAATGGCTGGCGGAAGGGATCGCTGGTATTCAACACAATGCTTTTTATATGCATCGAGCTTTG GATTCTAATAATCTTAGAGAAGCTCTCAAGTACTCTGCTCAAATGCTATCGGAGCTCCGGACCTCCAAACTCTCTCCTCACAAATACTATGAACTTT ATATGCGAGCTTTTGATGAATTGAAGAGATTGGAGTTATTCTTCAAAGACGACAGCAAACATGGTGTCTCTGTGGTTGATCTGTACGAGCTTGTTCAACATGCCGGCAATATTTTGCCTAGATT GTATCTTCTATGTACAGTAGGATCTATCTATATCAAATCTAAGGAGGCTCCTGCTAAGGAAGTTCTTAAAGACCTTGTGGAAATGTGTCGTGGAGTTCAACATCCCATACGTGGACTCTTTTTAAGGAGTTACCTTGCTCAAATAAGCCGAGATAAGTTACCAGATATTGGTTCCGAGTATGAGGG TGATGCTGACACTGTGATGGATGCTGTGGACTTTGTGCTACAGAATTTCACCGAGATGAATAAACTTTGGGTGCGAATGCAGCATCAG GGACCTGGTGGAGTTAGAGAGAAGCGAGAAAAGGAAAGGAGCGAACTTCAAGATCTT GTAGGGAAAAACCTACATGTTCTGAGTCAGATAGAAGGTGTGGACCTTGAGATGTACAAAGAAACAGTTCTTCCCAGAGTCTTGGAGCAG GTTGTCAATTGCAAAGATGATCTTGCCCAATATTATCTAATGGATTGCATTATTCAGGTATTCCCTGATGAGTATCACTTGCAGACGCTCGAGACATTGTTGGGTGCTTGTCCCCAGCTCCAG CCAACAGTCGACGTCAAGACAGTTTTGTCTCGACTAATGGATAGACTTTCAAATTATGCTGCTTCAAGTGCAGAT GTATTACCTGAATTTCTACAAGTAGAAGCCTTCTCTAAATTGAGCAATGCGATTGGGAAG GTCATAGAAGCACAGTTAGACATGCCTGCTGTTGGAGCTATAACTTTATATGTCTCTCTTCTTACCTTTACTCTTCGTGTCCATCCTGATCGTCTTGATCATGTGGATCAAGTACTG GGAGCTTGTGTTAAGAAGCTCTCTAACATACCAAAACTTGAAGATAGCCGGGCAATGAAACAAGTGGTTGCACTTTTGAGTGCTCCATTGGAGAAATATAATGATATTGTAACAGCCTTGACTCTTTCTAATTATCCACGTGTAATGGACCATCTTGATATTGGAACAAATAAACTTATGGCAATGGTTATCATTCAAAGCATTATGAAGAACAACTCTTGCATTTCAACTGCAGACAAG GTTGAGGTTttgtttgaattaataaaaGGACTCATTAAGGACATTGATGGTGCTGATGTGGATGAG CTTGATGAGGAGGATTTCAAGGAGGAACAAAATTCAGTTGCTCGACTCATACACATGCTTTATAATGATGAACCAGAGGAAATGTTGAAG ATTATATGTATTGTGAGGAAGCATACCATGGTTGGGGGACCAAAACGCCTACCCTTTACAGTTTCTTCACTTGTTTTTTCAGCACTTAGG TTGCTTAGGCAATTGCAAGGTCAGGAGGGGGATATAGTGGGAGAAGAAGCATCAATGacaccaaataaaaattttcagctCTTGACTCAG ATCATTGAGTCCCTTTCAGCTGTTCCATCCCCTGAACTTGCATTAAGGTTGTACCTGCAATGTGCTGAG GCAGCTAATGGCTGTGATATTGAGCATGTTGCGTATGAATTTTTCACACAGGCGTTTGTATTATATGAAGAAGAAATTGCG GACTCTAAAGCCCAAGTGACTGCAATTCATCTGATAATTGGGACTCTCCAGAGGATGAATGTATTTGGTGTTGAGAACAGAGATACTTTGACACACAAAGCCACAGGA TATTCAGCTCGGCTATTGAAGAAGGCTGATCAGTGCAGAGCTGTTTATGCATGTTCCCATCTATTTTGGGTTGATGATCAGGATGGCATAAAGGACGGGGAGAG GGTCCTCCTTTGCCTAAAGCGAGCATTGAGAATCGCGAATGCTGCTCAGCAAATGGCAAATGTTGCACGAGGTAGCGGTGGGCCGGTTAGTCTCTTTGTTGAGATATTGAACAA GTACATCTATTTctttgaaaaaggaaataagCAAATCACCAGTTCCGCAATCCAAGGGCTGatagaattaattaatactGAGATGCAAAGTGATTCCACAAACCCTGATAGTGTGGCGGATGCTTTCCTTGCCAGCACCTTGCGTTACATTCAGTTCCAAAAACAAAAAGGCGGTGTAATGGGTGAGAAATTCGAATCTATTAAACTGTAA
- the LOC105784231 gene encoding vacuolar protein sorting-associated protein 35B isoform X4 — MAGGRDRWILIILEKLSSTLLKCYRSSGPPNSLLTNTMNFRLELFFKDDSKHGVSVVDLYELVQHAGNILPRLYLLCTVGSIYIKSKEAPAKEVLKDLVEMCRGVQHPIRGLFLRSYLAQISRDKLPDIGSEYEGDADTVMDAVDFVLQNFTEMNKLWVRMQHQGPGGVREKREKERSELQDLVGKNLHVLSQIEGVDLEMYKETVLPRVLEQVVNCKDDLAQYYLMDCIIQVFPDEYHLQTLETLLGACPQLQPTVDVKTVLSRLMDRLSNYAASSADVLPEFLQVEAFSKLSNAIGKVIEAQLDMPAVGAITLYVSLLTFTLRVHPDRLDHVDQVLGACVKKLSNIPKLEDSRAMKQVVALLSAPLEKYNDIVTALTLSNYPRVMDHLDIGTNKLMAMVIIQSIMKNNSCISTADKVEVLFELIKGLIKDIDGADVDELDEEDFKEEQNSVARLIHMLYNDEPEEMLKIICIVRKHTMVGGPKRLPFTVSSLVFSALRLLRQLQGQEGDIVGEEASMTPNKNFQLLTQIIESLSAVPSPELALRLYLQCAEAANGCDIEHVAYEFFTQAFVLYEEEIADSKAQVTAIHLIIGTLQRMNVFGVENRDTLTHKATGYSARLLKKADQCRAVYACSHLFWVDDQDGIKDGERVLLCLKRALRIANAAQQMANVARGSGGPVSLFVEILNKYIYFFEKGNKQITSSAIQGLIELINTEMQSDSTNPDSVADAFLASTLRYIQFQKQKGGVMGEKFESIKL; from the exons ATGGCTGGCGGAAGGGATCGCTG GATTCTAATAATCTTAGAGAAGCTCTCAAGTACTCTGCTCAAATGCTATCGGAGCTCCGGACCTCCAAACTCTCTCCTCACAAATACTATGAACTTT AGATTGGAGTTATTCTTCAAAGACGACAGCAAACATGGTGTCTCTGTGGTTGATCTGTACGAGCTTGTTCAACATGCCGGCAATATTTTGCCTAGATT GTATCTTCTATGTACAGTAGGATCTATCTATATCAAATCTAAGGAGGCTCCTGCTAAGGAAGTTCTTAAAGACCTTGTGGAAATGTGTCGTGGAGTTCAACATCCCATACGTGGACTCTTTTTAAGGAGTTACCTTGCTCAAATAAGCCGAGATAAGTTACCAGATATTGGTTCCGAGTATGAGGG TGATGCTGACACTGTGATGGATGCTGTGGACTTTGTGCTACAGAATTTCACCGAGATGAATAAACTTTGGGTGCGAATGCAGCATCAG GGACCTGGTGGAGTTAGAGAGAAGCGAGAAAAGGAAAGGAGCGAACTTCAAGATCTT GTAGGGAAAAACCTACATGTTCTGAGTCAGATAGAAGGTGTGGACCTTGAGATGTACAAAGAAACAGTTCTTCCCAGAGTCTTGGAGCAG GTTGTCAATTGCAAAGATGATCTTGCCCAATATTATCTAATGGATTGCATTATTCAGGTATTCCCTGATGAGTATCACTTGCAGACGCTCGAGACATTGTTGGGTGCTTGTCCCCAGCTCCAG CCAACAGTCGACGTCAAGACAGTTTTGTCTCGACTAATGGATAGACTTTCAAATTATGCTGCTTCAAGTGCAGAT GTATTACCTGAATTTCTACAAGTAGAAGCCTTCTCTAAATTGAGCAATGCGATTGGGAAG GTCATAGAAGCACAGTTAGACATGCCTGCTGTTGGAGCTATAACTTTATATGTCTCTCTTCTTACCTTTACTCTTCGTGTCCATCCTGATCGTCTTGATCATGTGGATCAAGTACTG GGAGCTTGTGTTAAGAAGCTCTCTAACATACCAAAACTTGAAGATAGCCGGGCAATGAAACAAGTGGTTGCACTTTTGAGTGCTCCATTGGAGAAATATAATGATATTGTAACAGCCTTGACTCTTTCTAATTATCCACGTGTAATGGACCATCTTGATATTGGAACAAATAAACTTATGGCAATGGTTATCATTCAAAGCATTATGAAGAACAACTCTTGCATTTCAACTGCAGACAAG GTTGAGGTTttgtttgaattaataaaaGGACTCATTAAGGACATTGATGGTGCTGATGTGGATGAG CTTGATGAGGAGGATTTCAAGGAGGAACAAAATTCAGTTGCTCGACTCATACACATGCTTTATAATGATGAACCAGAGGAAATGTTGAAG ATTATATGTATTGTGAGGAAGCATACCATGGTTGGGGGACCAAAACGCCTACCCTTTACAGTTTCTTCACTTGTTTTTTCAGCACTTAGG TTGCTTAGGCAATTGCAAGGTCAGGAGGGGGATATAGTGGGAGAAGAAGCATCAATGacaccaaataaaaattttcagctCTTGACTCAG ATCATTGAGTCCCTTTCAGCTGTTCCATCCCCTGAACTTGCATTAAGGTTGTACCTGCAATGTGCTGAG GCAGCTAATGGCTGTGATATTGAGCATGTTGCGTATGAATTTTTCACACAGGCGTTTGTATTATATGAAGAAGAAATTGCG GACTCTAAAGCCCAAGTGACTGCAATTCATCTGATAATTGGGACTCTCCAGAGGATGAATGTATTTGGTGTTGAGAACAGAGATACTTTGACACACAAAGCCACAGGA TATTCAGCTCGGCTATTGAAGAAGGCTGATCAGTGCAGAGCTGTTTATGCATGTTCCCATCTATTTTGGGTTGATGATCAGGATGGCATAAAGGACGGGGAGAG GGTCCTCCTTTGCCTAAAGCGAGCATTGAGAATCGCGAATGCTGCTCAGCAAATGGCAAATGTTGCACGAGGTAGCGGTGGGCCGGTTAGTCTCTTTGTTGAGATATTGAACAA GTACATCTATTTctttgaaaaaggaaataagCAAATCACCAGTTCCGCAATCCAAGGGCTGatagaattaattaatactGAGATGCAAAGTGATTCCACAAACCCTGATAGTGTGGCGGATGCTTTCCTTGCCAGCACCTTGCGTTACATTCAGTTCCAAAAACAAAAAGGCGGTGTAATGGGTGAGAAATTCGAATCTATTAAACTGTAA
- the LOC105784231 gene encoding vacuolar protein sorting-associated protein 35B isoform X6 translates to MLNGTEDEEKWLAEGIAGIQHNAFYMHRALDSNNLREALKYSAQMLSELRTSKLSPHKYYELYMRAFDELKRLELFFKDDSKHGVSVVDLYELVQHAGNILPRLYLLCTVGSIYIKSKEAPAKEVLKDLVEMCRGVQHPIRGLFLRSYLAQISRDKLPDIGSEYEGDADTVMDAVDFVLQNFTEMNKLWVRMQHQGPGGVREKREKERSELQDLVGKNLHVLSQIEGVDLEMYKETVLPRVLEQVVNCKDDLAQYYLMDCIIQVFPDEYHLQTLETLLGACPQLQPTVDVKTVLSRLMDRLSNYAASSADVLPEFLQVEAFSKLSNAIGKVIEAQLDMPAVGAITLYVSLLTFTLRVHPDRLDHVDQVLGACVKKLSNIPKLEDSRAMKQVVALLSAPLEKYNDIVTALTLSNYPRVMDHLDIGTNKLMAMVIIQSIMKNNSCISTADKVEVLFELIKGLIKDIDGADVDELDEEDFKEEQNSVARLIHMLYNDEPEEMLKIICIVRKHTMVGGPKRLPFTVSSLVFSALRAANGCDIEHVAYEFFTQAFVLYEEEIADSKAQVTAIHLIIGTLQRMNVFGVENRDTLTHKATGYSARLLKKADQCRAVYACSHLFWVDDQDGIKDGERVLLCLKRALRIANAAQQMANVARGSGGPVSLFVEILNKYIYFFEKGNKQITSSAIQGLIELINTEMQSDSTNPDSVADAFLASTLRYIQFQKQKGGVMGEKFESIKL, encoded by the exons ATGTTAAACGGAACAGAGGACGAAGAGAAATGGCTGGCGGAAGGGATCGCTGGTATTCAACACAATGCTTTTTATATGCATCGAGCTTTG GATTCTAATAATCTTAGAGAAGCTCTCAAGTACTCTGCTCAAATGCTATCGGAGCTCCGGACCTCCAAACTCTCTCCTCACAAATACTATGAACTTT ATATGCGAGCTTTTGATGAATTGAAGAGATTGGAGTTATTCTTCAAAGACGACAGCAAACATGGTGTCTCTGTGGTTGATCTGTACGAGCTTGTTCAACATGCCGGCAATATTTTGCCTAGATT GTATCTTCTATGTACAGTAGGATCTATCTATATCAAATCTAAGGAGGCTCCTGCTAAGGAAGTTCTTAAAGACCTTGTGGAAATGTGTCGTGGAGTTCAACATCCCATACGTGGACTCTTTTTAAGGAGTTACCTTGCTCAAATAAGCCGAGATAAGTTACCAGATATTGGTTCCGAGTATGAGGG TGATGCTGACACTGTGATGGATGCTGTGGACTTTGTGCTACAGAATTTCACCGAGATGAATAAACTTTGGGTGCGAATGCAGCATCAG GGACCTGGTGGAGTTAGAGAGAAGCGAGAAAAGGAAAGGAGCGAACTTCAAGATCTT GTAGGGAAAAACCTACATGTTCTGAGTCAGATAGAAGGTGTGGACCTTGAGATGTACAAAGAAACAGTTCTTCCCAGAGTCTTGGAGCAG GTTGTCAATTGCAAAGATGATCTTGCCCAATATTATCTAATGGATTGCATTATTCAGGTATTCCCTGATGAGTATCACTTGCAGACGCTCGAGACATTGTTGGGTGCTTGTCCCCAGCTCCAG CCAACAGTCGACGTCAAGACAGTTTTGTCTCGACTAATGGATAGACTTTCAAATTATGCTGCTTCAAGTGCAGAT GTATTACCTGAATTTCTACAAGTAGAAGCCTTCTCTAAATTGAGCAATGCGATTGGGAAG GTCATAGAAGCACAGTTAGACATGCCTGCTGTTGGAGCTATAACTTTATATGTCTCTCTTCTTACCTTTACTCTTCGTGTCCATCCTGATCGTCTTGATCATGTGGATCAAGTACTG GGAGCTTGTGTTAAGAAGCTCTCTAACATACCAAAACTTGAAGATAGCCGGGCAATGAAACAAGTGGTTGCACTTTTGAGTGCTCCATTGGAGAAATATAATGATATTGTAACAGCCTTGACTCTTTCTAATTATCCACGTGTAATGGACCATCTTGATATTGGAACAAATAAACTTATGGCAATGGTTATCATTCAAAGCATTATGAAGAACAACTCTTGCATTTCAACTGCAGACAAG GTTGAGGTTttgtttgaattaataaaaGGACTCATTAAGGACATTGATGGTGCTGATGTGGATGAG CTTGATGAGGAGGATTTCAAGGAGGAACAAAATTCAGTTGCTCGACTCATACACATGCTTTATAATGATGAACCAGAGGAAATGTTGAAG ATTATATGTATTGTGAGGAAGCATACCATGGTTGGGGGACCAAAACGCCTACCCTTTACAGTTTCTTCACTTGTTTTTTCAGCACTTAGG GCAGCTAATGGCTGTGATATTGAGCATGTTGCGTATGAATTTTTCACACAGGCGTTTGTATTATATGAAGAAGAAATTGCG GACTCTAAAGCCCAAGTGACTGCAATTCATCTGATAATTGGGACTCTCCAGAGGATGAATGTATTTGGTGTTGAGAACAGAGATACTTTGACACACAAAGCCACAGGA TATTCAGCTCGGCTATTGAAGAAGGCTGATCAGTGCAGAGCTGTTTATGCATGTTCCCATCTATTTTGGGTTGATGATCAGGATGGCATAAAGGACGGGGAGAG GGTCCTCCTTTGCCTAAAGCGAGCATTGAGAATCGCGAATGCTGCTCAGCAAATGGCAAATGTTGCACGAGGTAGCGGTGGGCCGGTTAGTCTCTTTGTTGAGATATTGAACAA GTACATCTATTTctttgaaaaaggaaataagCAAATCACCAGTTCCGCAATCCAAGGGCTGatagaattaattaatactGAGATGCAAAGTGATTCCACAAACCCTGATAGTGTGGCGGATGCTTTCCTTGCCAGCACCTTGCGTTACATTCAGTTCCAAAAACAAAAAGGCGGTGTAATGGGTGAGAAATTCGAATCTATTAAACTGTAA
- the LOC105784231 gene encoding vacuolar protein sorting-associated protein 35B isoform X2, with protein MLNGTEDEEKWLAEGIAGIQHNAFYMHRALDSNNLREALKYSAQMLSELRTSKLSPHKYYELYMRAFDELKRLELFFKDDSKHGVSVVDLYELVQHAGNILPRLYLLCTVGSIYIKSKEAPAKEVLKDLVEMCRGVQHPIRGLFLRSYLAQISRDKLPDIGSEYEGDADTVMDAVDFVLQNFTEMNKLWVRMQHQGPGGVREKREKERSELQDLVGKNLHVLSQIEGVDLEMYKETVLPRVLEQVFPDEYHLQTLETLLGACPQLQPTVDVKTVLSRLMDRLSNYAASSADVLPEFLQVEAFSKLSNAIGKVIEAQLDMPAVGAITLYVSLLTFTLRVHPDRLDHVDQVLGACVKKLSNIPKLEDSRAMKQVVALLSAPLEKYNDIVTALTLSNYPRVMDHLDIGTNKLMAMVIIQSIMKNNSCISTADKVEVLFELIKGLIKDIDGADVDELDEEDFKEEQNSVARLIHMLYNDEPEEMLKIICIVRKHTMVGGPKRLPFTVSSLVFSALRLLRQLQGQEGDIVGEEASMTPNKNFQLLTQIIESLSAVPSPELALRLYLQCAEAANGCDIEHVAYEFFTQAFVLYEEEIADSKAQVTAIHLIIGTLQRMNVFGVENRDTLTHKATGYSARLLKKADQCRAVYACSHLFWVDDQDGIKDGERVLLCLKRALRIANAAQQMANVARGSGGPVSLFVEILNKYIYFFEKGNKQITSSAIQGLIELINTEMQSDSTNPDSVADAFLASTLRYIQFQKQKGGVMGEKFESIKL; from the exons ATGTTAAACGGAACAGAGGACGAAGAGAAATGGCTGGCGGAAGGGATCGCTGGTATTCAACACAATGCTTTTTATATGCATCGAGCTTTG GATTCTAATAATCTTAGAGAAGCTCTCAAGTACTCTGCTCAAATGCTATCGGAGCTCCGGACCTCCAAACTCTCTCCTCACAAATACTATGAACTTT ATATGCGAGCTTTTGATGAATTGAAGAGATTGGAGTTATTCTTCAAAGACGACAGCAAACATGGTGTCTCTGTGGTTGATCTGTACGAGCTTGTTCAACATGCCGGCAATATTTTGCCTAGATT GTATCTTCTATGTACAGTAGGATCTATCTATATCAAATCTAAGGAGGCTCCTGCTAAGGAAGTTCTTAAAGACCTTGTGGAAATGTGTCGTGGAGTTCAACATCCCATACGTGGACTCTTTTTAAGGAGTTACCTTGCTCAAATAAGCCGAGATAAGTTACCAGATATTGGTTCCGAGTATGAGGG TGATGCTGACACTGTGATGGATGCTGTGGACTTTGTGCTACAGAATTTCACCGAGATGAATAAACTTTGGGTGCGAATGCAGCATCAG GGACCTGGTGGAGTTAGAGAGAAGCGAGAAAAGGAAAGGAGCGAACTTCAAGATCTT GTAGGGAAAAACCTACATGTTCTGAGTCAGATAGAAGGTGTGGACCTTGAGATGTACAAAGAAACAGTTCTTCCCAGAGTCTTGGAGCAG GTATTCCCTGATGAGTATCACTTGCAGACGCTCGAGACATTGTTGGGTGCTTGTCCCCAGCTCCAG CCAACAGTCGACGTCAAGACAGTTTTGTCTCGACTAATGGATAGACTTTCAAATTATGCTGCTTCAAGTGCAGAT GTATTACCTGAATTTCTACAAGTAGAAGCCTTCTCTAAATTGAGCAATGCGATTGGGAAG GTCATAGAAGCACAGTTAGACATGCCTGCTGTTGGAGCTATAACTTTATATGTCTCTCTTCTTACCTTTACTCTTCGTGTCCATCCTGATCGTCTTGATCATGTGGATCAAGTACTG GGAGCTTGTGTTAAGAAGCTCTCTAACATACCAAAACTTGAAGATAGCCGGGCAATGAAACAAGTGGTTGCACTTTTGAGTGCTCCATTGGAGAAATATAATGATATTGTAACAGCCTTGACTCTTTCTAATTATCCACGTGTAATGGACCATCTTGATATTGGAACAAATAAACTTATGGCAATGGTTATCATTCAAAGCATTATGAAGAACAACTCTTGCATTTCAACTGCAGACAAG GTTGAGGTTttgtttgaattaataaaaGGACTCATTAAGGACATTGATGGTGCTGATGTGGATGAG CTTGATGAGGAGGATTTCAAGGAGGAACAAAATTCAGTTGCTCGACTCATACACATGCTTTATAATGATGAACCAGAGGAAATGTTGAAG ATTATATGTATTGTGAGGAAGCATACCATGGTTGGGGGACCAAAACGCCTACCCTTTACAGTTTCTTCACTTGTTTTTTCAGCACTTAGG TTGCTTAGGCAATTGCAAGGTCAGGAGGGGGATATAGTGGGAGAAGAAGCATCAATGacaccaaataaaaattttcagctCTTGACTCAG ATCATTGAGTCCCTTTCAGCTGTTCCATCCCCTGAACTTGCATTAAGGTTGTACCTGCAATGTGCTGAG GCAGCTAATGGCTGTGATATTGAGCATGTTGCGTATGAATTTTTCACACAGGCGTTTGTATTATATGAAGAAGAAATTGCG GACTCTAAAGCCCAAGTGACTGCAATTCATCTGATAATTGGGACTCTCCAGAGGATGAATGTATTTGGTGTTGAGAACAGAGATACTTTGACACACAAAGCCACAGGA TATTCAGCTCGGCTATTGAAGAAGGCTGATCAGTGCAGAGCTGTTTATGCATGTTCCCATCTATTTTGGGTTGATGATCAGGATGGCATAAAGGACGGGGAGAG GGTCCTCCTTTGCCTAAAGCGAGCATTGAGAATCGCGAATGCTGCTCAGCAAATGGCAAATGTTGCACGAGGTAGCGGTGGGCCGGTTAGTCTCTTTGTTGAGATATTGAACAA GTACATCTATTTctttgaaaaaggaaataagCAAATCACCAGTTCCGCAATCCAAGGGCTGatagaattaattaatactGAGATGCAAAGTGATTCCACAAACCCTGATAGTGTGGCGGATGCTTTCCTTGCCAGCACCTTGCGTTACATTCAGTTCCAAAAACAAAAAGGCGGTGTAATGGGTGAGAAATTCGAATCTATTAAACTGTAA